The following proteins are encoded in a genomic region of Arcobacter cloacae:
- a CDS encoding glutathionylspermidine synthase family protein — translation MKLEKIKPLNDAYLESIGFVWHTDSDNSSYVSDEIVVVSEDEANAYYEATNELYDMFAQAGQYVVDNDLFHELNIPFNLVEIIKESWENDVHWHLYSRFDLAGGIDGKPIKLIEFNADTPTSLFETAIIQWAMLKANGLDESSQFNNLYEALKDNFKRIITLDSDIEKFEEYYSNLGWKILFSSISSSAEDINTTKLLEHIASEAGFNTDFEFIENVQFSDEGIFKDDELFEFWFKLIPWENIAIEESELALILTEIIKEKKAIIFNPAYTLMFQSKGFMKILWDLYPNHPLLLETSFEPLVGKKQVEKRCFGREGANVKIINADQSIEEETTGEYEGHKAVYQEYVEFPKDSSGNSYQAGVFYAYEACGLGFRKGGKILNNMSKFVGHIVK, via the coding sequence ATGAAATTAGAAAAAATAAAACCATTAAATGATGCTTATTTAGAATCAATAGGATTTGTTTGGCATACAGATAGCGACAATTCATCTTATGTTAGTGATGAAATAGTAGTAGTTAGTGAAGATGAAGCAAATGCTTATTATGAAGCAACAAATGAACTATATGATATGTTTGCGCAAGCTGGACAATATGTGGTTGATAATGATCTATTTCATGAATTAAATATCCCTTTTAATTTAGTTGAAATAATCAAAGAATCTTGGGAAAATGATGTTCATTGGCATTTATATTCAAGATTTGATTTAGCAGGTGGAATTGATGGAAAGCCTATAAAACTAATCGAATTTAATGCAGATACTCCAACTTCACTTTTTGAAACAGCTATTATTCAATGGGCAATGCTAAAAGCAAATGGCTTAGATGAATCAAGTCAATTTAACAATTTATATGAAGCTTTAAAAGATAATTTTAAAAGAATCATCACTTTAGATTCTGACATTGAAAAATTTGAAGAATACTACTCAAATCTTGGCTGGAAAATATTATTCTCTTCAATTTCAAGTTCAGCTGAAGATATAAATACAACAAAACTTTTAGAGCATATCGCAAGTGAAGCTGGATTCAATACGGATTTTGAATTTATTGAAAATGTTCAATTTAGTGATGAAGGAATTTTTAAAGATGATGAACTTTTTGAGTTCTGGTTTAAACTAATTCCTTGGGAAAATATAGCTATTGAAGAGAGTGAATTAGCTTTGATTTTAACAGAAATTATAAAAGAGAAAAAAGCTATTATTTTTAATCCTGCTTATACTTTAATGTTCCAATCAAAAGGTTTTATGAAAATTCTATGGGATTTATATCCTAATCATCCCCTACTTTTAGAGACTTCTTTTGAACCATTAGTTGGTAAAAAACAAGTTGAAAAAAGATGCTTTGGAAGAGAAGGTGCAAACGTAAAAATTATAAATGCAGACCAAAGTATAGAAGAAGAAACAACTGGTGAATATGAAGGTCATAAAGCTGTTTATCAAGAATATGTAGAATTTCCAAAAGATTCAAGTGGAAACTCATACCAAGCTGGAGTTTTTTATGCCTATGAAGCTTGTGGTTTAGGATTTAGAAAAGGCGGGAAAATACTAAATAATATGTCTAAATTTGTAGGACATATCGTAAAATAA
- a CDS encoding PAS domain S-box protein: MKNKTLIFSFLFPFLLTIITIMSVYTIYNYFETKKRLVNDINLRMNIISTQLKDTLPHFINSYAINEYKKLIENQMEDRNILAIIVKDYNYGKIFGKEFIISGKIRENEEIKDFYESNKEQNNLLKDKFSYIKIDLHNDSDIKIAQIELYSSDKKLNNRLEEIIKKSLLEMLILSLFIVVLVFLIIKSLILRPIFDIVKAIQNNDKYGIPKENILQNNVKEFNELSLKMNEMISTIKNSRSKIDEINNSMELILSSMNDGIWDWDLQTNKVSYSKQWKKILGFEDDEIGNELSEWENRVNPKHLKNVCTEITNYLEGKKDNYTNEHQVLCKDGTYKWILDRGVIVQRDEFGKPLRMIGTHTDITSLKDLEKQIIKEKDFISNIIDNSSVIVAVVDNEGRMFKVNKFTQEFTGYTQEEISSVPFFWVRFLPTYIQERIVDIIDEAKKGNVKRYYKASWFSKTSEEKIFEWSNTLVKKEDGSMDYLIAIGIDVTEKEIIQKKILQQKEELELIFDYSKDGIAILDLNTKFLNFNNSFLDMTGFSKDELLEKSIFELIAKQDNQKNKKIIEQILEEGFISNYEETFAFKDKRVVTNLSISLLPNKQSLLMIIKDVSSLKVLQEQAKLASLGEMIGNIAHQWRQPLSYISISASSLKVKSEFDMLTKEEIAETSTAIVKQTEYLSNTIDNFRDFIKEDKTYANISIKEVLDNSLNLVYASLKNNFINFTLELDDDLIILGNKNELTEAFLNIISNSKDALKEKKEEDRFLFIKSKKLDENRLELKFLDSGGGIDESIISKVLEPYFTTKHKSQGTGLGLAIVDKIVRERHKGVIEIYNEEFIHNQKQYKGVCFNIVFEKK; the protein is encoded by the coding sequence ATGAAAAATAAAACTTTAATTTTTTCCTTTTTATTTCCTTTTTTACTTACAATAATTACAATTATGTCTGTTTATACGATTTATAACTATTTTGAGACTAAAAAAAGATTAGTAAATGATATTAATTTAAGAATGAATATTATTAGTACTCAATTAAAAGATACTCTTCCTCATTTTATAAACTCTTATGCCATCAATGAATACAAAAAATTGATTGAAAATCAAATGGAAGATAGGAATATTTTAGCAATAATTGTTAAAGATTATAATTATGGGAAAATATTTGGTAAAGAGTTTATAATAAGTGGAAAAATAAGAGAAAATGAAGAAATAAAAGATTTTTATGAATCAAATAAAGAACAAAATAACTTGTTAAAAGATAAATTTTCATATATTAAAATAGATTTACACAATGATTCTGATATAAAAATAGCTCAAATAGAACTTTATAGTTCTGACAAAAAATTAAATAATAGATTAGAAGAGATAATAAAAAAGAGTTTACTTGAAATGCTTATTTTATCTTTGTTTATTGTTGTATTAGTTTTTTTAATCATAAAATCTTTGATTTTAAGACCTATTTTTGATATTGTAAAAGCTATTCAAAATAATGATAAATATGGAATTCCAAAAGAAAATATTCTTCAAAATAATGTGAAAGAGTTTAATGAATTATCTTTAAAAATGAATGAAATGATTTCTACTATAAAAAATTCAAGAAGTAAAATTGATGAAATAAATAATAGTATGGAATTAATTTTAAGTAGTATGAATGATGGTATTTGGGATTGGGATTTACAAACAAATAAAGTTTCTTATTCAAAACAGTGGAAAAAGATTTTAGGTTTTGAAGATGATGAGATTGGAAATGAATTAAGTGAATGGGAAAATAGAGTTAATCCTAAGCATTTAAAAAATGTATGTACTGAAATAACAAATTATTTAGAGGGTAAAAAAGATAATTATACAAATGAACATCAAGTTCTCTGTAAAGATGGAACATATAAATGGATATTAGATAGGGGAGTTATAGTTCAAAGGGATGAATTTGGAAAACCTTTAAGGATGATAGGAACACATACTGATATAACATCTTTAAAAGATTTAGAGAAACAGATTATTAAAGAAAAAGATTTTATTTCAAATATTATTGATAATTCAAGTGTAATTGTAGCTGTTGTCGATAATGAAGGAAGAATGTTTAAAGTTAATAAATTTACACAAGAATTTACAGGCTATACACAAGAAGAGATATCAAGTGTTCCATTTTTTTGGGTTAGGTTTTTACCTACTTATATTCAAGAAAGAATAGTTGATATTATAGATGAAGCTAAAAAAGGGAATGTAAAAAGATATTATAAAGCTAGTTGGTTTTCTAAAACATCAGAAGAAAAGATATTTGAATGGTCTAATACTTTAGTAAAAAAAGAAGATGGTTCAATGGACTATCTTATTGCAATTGGAATTGATGTTACAGAAAAAGAGATTATTCAAAAGAAAATCTTACAACAAAAAGAGGAGTTAGAACTAATTTTTGACTACTCAAAAGATGGTATAGCTATTTTAGATTTAAATACAAAATTTTTGAATTTTAATAACTCTTTTTTAGATATGACAGGATTTTCTAAAGATGAGTTATTAGAAAAATCAATTTTTGAATTGATAGCAAAACAAGACAATCAAAAAAACAAAAAAATAATAGAACAAATATTAGAAGAGGGTTTCATAAGCAACTATGAAGAGACTTTTGCTTTTAAAGATAAAAGAGTAGTTACAAATTTAAGTATTTCATTGCTTCCAAATAAACAAAGTTTATTGATGATTATTAAAGATGTTAGTTCATTAAAAGTCTTACAAGAACAAGCAAAACTGGCATCTTTGGGTGAAATGATTGGAAATATTGCTCATCAATGGAGACAGCCTTTAAGTTATATAAGTATTAGTGCTAGTTCTTTAAAAGTAAAATCTGAATTTGATATGCTTACTAAAGAGGAAATTGCAGAGACTTCAACAGCTATTGTAAAACAAACAGAATATCTTTCAAATACAATAGATAACTTTAGAGATTTTATAAAAGAAGATAAAACGTACGCAAATATAAGTATTAAAGAGGTTTTAGATAATAGTTTAAATCTTGTGTATGCTTCATTAAAAAATAATTTTATTAATTTTACTTTAGAACTTGATGATGATTTGATTATTTTAGGAAATAAAAATGAATTAACAGAAGCATTTTTAAATATTATTTCAAATAGTAAAGATGCTTTAAAAGAGAAAAAAGAAGAGGATAGATTTTTATTTATTAAAAGTAAAAAACTAGATGAAAATAGACTTGAATTAAAATTTTTAGATAGTGGTGGAGGAATTGATGAATCAATAATATCAAAAGTTTTAGAACCATATTTTACAACTAAACATAAGTCACAAGGAACGGGACTTGGACTTGCTATTGTAGATAAGATTGTAAGAGAGAGGCATAAAGGAGTTATTGAAATTTATAACGAAGAGTTTATTCATAATCAAAAACAATATAAAGGAGTTTGCTTTAATATTGTTTTTGAAAAGAAGTAA
- a CDS encoding substrate-binding domain-containing protein: MKISKIIIFIFLFLCSLNANQSSKKLAYIVSDLDIPFWQIMSKGIKEKANEFGYEVDIYSSQNLKKNELENLAIALSSKIDGLVISPINSSSAVTLLEIAKTKNIPVVIADIGSDSENYLSFISSDNQNGAYELGKILTKYMKELEINKEGTVGIIAIPQKRANGKARTLGFMEALNEENIKSAGLYQQVDFSYKETYNYSKKLIDENKNLRAIWLQGSDKYKGALDAIKDSKKEGEIALICFDAEPEFLEMIPKGILIGSAMQQPYLMGQEAVISLDNFFNKKEVVKEKKLPILAISKDNIEEKLQTIKLNVLGIKE; encoded by the coding sequence ATGAAAATTAGTAAAATTATTATTTTTATCTTTCTTTTTTTATGCTCTTTAAATGCTAATCAATCTAGTAAAAAATTAGCTTATATTGTTTCTGATTTAGATATTCCTTTTTGGCAAATAATGTCAAAAGGTATAAAAGAAAAAGCAAATGAATTTGGATATGAAGTTGATATTTATAGTTCACAAAATTTAAAAAAAAATGAGCTTGAAAATTTAGCTATTGCCTTATCTTCAAAAATTGATGGTTTAGTCATCTCTCCAATTAACTCTTCTTCTGCTGTTACTCTTTTAGAAATAGCAAAAACAAAAAATATTCCCGTTGTTATTGCTGATATTGGTTCAGATAGCGAAAATTATTTATCTTTTATTTCATCTGATAATCAAAATGGTGCTTATGAACTAGGAAAAATTTTAACAAAATATATGAAAGAATTAGAAATAAATAAAGAAGGAACGGTTGGAATTATTGCTATTCCTCAAAAAAGAGCAAATGGAAAAGCAAGAACTCTTGGATTTATGGAAGCTTTAAACGAAGAAAATATAAAAAGTGCTGGATTATATCAGCAAGTTGATTTTTCATATAAAGAAACATATAACTACTCAAAAAAGTTAATAGATGAAAATAAAAATTTACGTGCGATTTGGCTTCAAGGTTCTGATAAATATAAAGGTGCTTTAGATGCCATAAAAGATTCAAAAAAAGAGGGAGAAATAGCTCTCATTTGTTTTGATGCTGAACCTGAATTTTTAGAAATGATTCCAAAAGGTATTTTAATTGGTTCTGCTATGCAACAGCCGTATTTGATGGGACAAGAAGCAGTTATATCTTTAGATAACTTTTTTAATAAAAAAGAGGTTGTAAAAGAGAAGAAATTACCTATTTTAGCCATTTCAAAAGATAATATTGAAGAAAAATTACAAACTATTAAATTAAATGTATTAGGAATAAAGGAATAG
- the dgt gene encoding dGTPase translates to MINYKEKLTLHREFYPSKDIETSIESDRGRILSSSAFRRLQKRTQVFALELNASIRTRLTHSIEVAQNARYISKTILSLLKQQNKLEEYNLIELENAFISTAEMSSILHDIGNPPFGHFAEETINKWLKTNVIPIFEDLKSSTKQLQELKTTLIKDICNYDGNAQAIRIITKLQRLNLSYSQIISVLKYTRGAYEDKPSNQESLNYLKKKPGFYFSEKEMIEKIQKELNIKKSHRFPITYIMEAADDISYLTADLEDSVEKGILSLDDIYRIIKNECIKQNDTFLLQIVEKQYEKAKKDEEPYQFNMFFTFLRVNLVTNFVNHVSNIFINNHESIFEGSFNFALLEYDKQSDYFKALQIIKDVSTKYIYQNKDVQTLDLKAYKIINSLFDVYFPLLKLDSTDFAKLLKDEKIDCFISRRLIKRVSSKQIVAYKNEIEKINNLNNEEFEIFERYYRTRLIIDYISGMTDDYALEEYKILFAIN, encoded by the coding sequence ATGATTAATTATAAAGAAAAACTTACATTACATAGAGAATTTTATCCATCAAAAGATATTGAAACTTCAATAGAGAGTGATAGAGGTAGAATATTATCTTCATCTGCTTTTAGAAGATTACAAAAAAGAACTCAAGTTTTTGCGTTAGAATTAAATGCTTCTATTCGTACAAGATTAACCCATTCAATAGAAGTTGCACAAAATGCAAGATATATTTCAAAAACAATTTTATCTTTATTAAAACAACAAAATAAATTAGAAGAGTATAATTTAATTGAACTTGAAAATGCTTTTATTTCAACAGCTGAAATGTCAAGTATTTTACATGATATTGGAAATCCACCTTTTGGGCATTTTGCAGAAGAGACTATAAATAAGTGGTTAAAAACAAACGTAATACCTATTTTTGAAGATTTAAAAAGTTCAACAAAACAGTTGCAAGAATTAAAAACTACTTTAATAAAAGATATTTGTAACTATGATGGAAACGCTCAAGCTATAAGAATTATTACAAAACTTCAAAGATTAAATCTTTCCTATTCTCAAATAATCTCTGTATTAAAATATACAAGAGGTGCTTATGAGGATAAGCCCTCAAATCAAGAGAGTTTAAATTATCTAAAAAAGAAACCTGGTTTTTATTTTAGTGAAAAAGAGATGATTGAAAAGATACAAAAAGAGTTAAATATAAAAAAATCTCATAGATTTCCAATTACATATATAATGGAAGCAGCTGATGATATCTCTTATTTAACAGCTGATTTAGAAGATTCTGTTGAAAAAGGTATTTTATCATTAGATGATATTTATAGAATCATTAAAAATGAATGTATAAAACAAAATGATACTTTCCTTTTACAAATAGTTGAAAAACAGTATGAAAAAGCAAAAAAAGATGAAGAACCTTATCAATTTAATATGTTCTTTACTTTTTTAAGGGTTAATCTTGTTACTAATTTTGTGAATCATGTATCGAATATTTTTATAAATAATCACGAATCTATATTTGAAGGAAGTTTTAATTTCGCACTTTTAGAGTATGATAAACAAAGTGATTATTTTAAAGCTCTACAAATTATAAAAGATGTTTCAACTAAATATATTTATCAAAATAAAGATGTTCAAACATTAGATTTAAAAGCATATAAAATTATTAATAGTTTATTTGATGTCTATTTCCCGTTACTAAAATTAGATTCGACTGATTTTGCTAAATTATTAAAAGATGAGAAAATTGATTGTTTTATTTCAAGAAGATTAATAAAAAGAGTATCTTCAAAACAAATAGTTGCTTATAAAAATGAAATTGAAAAGATAAATAACTTAAATAATGAAGAATTTGAGATATTTGAGAGATATTATAGAACAAGATTAATAATTGATTATATAAGTGGAATGACCGATGATTATGCACTTGAAGAGTATAAAATATTATTTGCAATTAATTAA
- the lolA gene encoding LolA-like outer membrane lipoprotein chaperone, translated as MFYKLLIVLSSIFIYGFASNDIRDLNSFQANFVQSITSDSKNVIEYKGEVFIKKSGKILWKYKTPVIKNVYIDNNYALVDEPELEQAILTQLENEINIIKLLNSSKKIGENSYTTNIDDIDYSIKTSKNGNKIEEIKYKDKLENKVVILFSSVVQNGEISDEIFKFEIPDYYDVIRK; from the coding sequence ATGTTTTATAAATTGCTAATTGTTTTATCGTCTATTTTTATTTATGGTTTTGCTTCAAATGATATTAGAGATTTGAATTCTTTTCAAGCTAATTTTGTTCAAAGTATTACTTCTGATTCAAAAAATGTGATTGAATATAAAGGTGAAGTTTTTATTAAAAAAAGTGGAAAAATCTTATGGAAATATAAAACACCAGTTATAAAAAATGTTTATATTGATAATAATTATGCTTTAGTAGATGAACCTGAACTTGAACAAGCTATATTAACTCAACTAGAAAATGAGATAAATATAATTAAATTATTAAATAGTTCAAAAAAAATAGGTGAAAATAGTTATACAACAAATATTGATGATATTGATTATTCTATAAAAACTTCAAAAAACGGAAATAAAATAGAAGAGATTAAATACAAAGACAAACTTGAAAATAAAGTAGTTATACTTTTTTCTAGTGTAGTACAAAATGGTGAGATTTCTGATGAAATCTTTAAATTTGAAATACCTGATTATTATGATGTTATAAGAAAATAG
- the secA gene encoding preprotein translocase subunit SecA gives MLNVFSKIFGTRNDREVKKYRKKAEAITAIESKYASLSDEELKNEFNKLKELVQKEEKSLNDVLIESFAITREASKRALGMRPYDVQLIGAMVLHEGRIAEMKTGEGKTLVGSLAVSLNALTGKGVHVVTVNDYLASRDANELKPLYNFLGFSVGAVVGGLKNDVERREQYACDITYGTNNEFGFDYLRDNMNYDINEKVQRGHNFVIVDEVDSILIDEARTPLIISGPTNRKNANYIKANEIALKLQRGELIEPKSAAEKPTTTGDFIVDEKNRSVVLTEQGHENAEKLFGVDNLYSIENAMLSHSLDQALKANFIFVKDVDYVVKDNQIVIVDEFTGRLSEGRRFSEGLHQALEAKEGVAIQDESQTLADITFQNYFRMYKKLAGMTGTAQTEATEFAEIYKLDVVSIPTNVPVKRIDKNDLIYKSEREKFEAVCNRIKVLHEKGQPVLVGTASIEKSEKLHKILVEKKIPHTVLNAKQHEKEGKIIADAGQKGAVTIATNMAGRGVDIKLTQEILDLGGLAIIGTERHESRRIDNQLRGRAGRQGDVGESQFYLSLEDNLLRIFGSDKIKGIMERLGIEEGEHIESRMVTRAVENAQKKVESMHFESRKHLLEYDDVANEQRKVIYSFRNDLLKPDYDIDSKLDENRLEYIQNLLSEAHIIPGMPSEDFNYEFIKTKFEEELRLLVDIEDMKSDSYEDLEENLNSFLKEVYTRKMSMAAPEQKSEIERILYLQILDNAWREHLYSMDTLKAGIGLRGYNQKDPLVEYKKESYNMFIELIANIKHEIIKILFTIQLQSNEDRQKEQEAIAKMKEQMESATEHITTNIAQEAVKNSDKKIARNEACPCGSGLKYKQCCGKSGPKVGLAAGK, from the coding sequence ATGTTAAATGTTTTTTCAAAGATTTTTGGTACAAGAAATGATAGAGAAGTAAAGAAATATAGAAAGAAAGCTGAAGCAATTACAGCAATAGAAAGTAAATATGCAAGTTTAAGTGATGAAGAATTAAAAAATGAATTTAATAAGCTAAAAGAGCTTGTACAAAAAGAAGAAAAATCATTAAATGATGTGTTAATTGAATCTTTTGCAATTACAAGAGAAGCTAGTAAAAGAGCCTTAGGTATGAGACCTTATGATGTTCAATTAATCGGTGCAATGGTTTTACATGAAGGAAGAATTGCTGAAATGAAAACAGGTGAAGGTAAAACTTTAGTTGGTTCTTTAGCTGTTTCATTAAATGCATTAACAGGAAAAGGTGTTCATGTTGTAACTGTAAATGATTATCTAGCTAGTAGAGATGCAAATGAATTAAAACCTTTATATAATTTTTTAGGTTTTAGTGTTGGAGCTGTTGTTGGTGGTTTAAAAAATGATGTTGAAAGAAGAGAACAATACGCTTGTGACATAACTTATGGAACAAATAATGAATTTGGATTTGATTATTTAAGAGACAATATGAACTATGATATAAATGAAAAAGTTCAAAGAGGTCACAATTTTGTTATTGTTGATGAAGTTGACTCTATTTTAATTGATGAAGCAAGAACTCCACTTATTATCTCAGGTCCAACAAATAGAAAAAATGCAAATTACATAAAAGCAAACGAAATAGCCTTAAAATTACAAAGAGGTGAATTAATAGAACCTAAAAGTGCTGCTGAAAAACCTACAACAACAGGTGATTTTATAGTTGATGAAAAAAATAGATCTGTTGTTTTAACTGAACAAGGTCATGAAAATGCAGAAAAACTTTTTGGTGTAGATAATCTTTACTCTATTGAAAATGCAATGCTTTCTCACTCACTTGACCAAGCATTAAAAGCAAATTTTATTTTTGTAAAAGATGTTGATTATGTTGTAAAAGATAATCAAATAGTTATTGTTGATGAATTTACAGGAAGATTAAGTGAAGGAAGAAGATTTTCAGAAGGTCTTCATCAAGCACTAGAAGCAAAAGAAGGTGTTGCTATTCAAGATGAATCTCAAACTTTAGCAGATATTACTTTCCAAAATTACTTTAGAATGTATAAAAAATTAGCTGGTATGACAGGAACTGCTCAAACAGAAGCAACTGAGTTTGCTGAAATTTATAAATTAGATGTTGTTTCAATTCCTACAAACGTACCTGTTAAAAGAATTGATAAAAATGATTTAATTTATAAAAGTGAAAGAGAAAAATTTGAAGCTGTTTGTAATAGAATAAAAGTTTTACATGAAAAAGGACAACCTGTTTTAGTTGGAACTGCTTCTATTGAAAAATCAGAAAAATTACATAAAATTTTAGTTGAGAAAAAAATCCCTCATACAGTTTTAAATGCAAAGCAACATGAAAAAGAGGGAAAAATTATCGCTGATGCTGGTCAAAAAGGTGCAGTTACAATTGCTACAAATATGGCTGGACGGGGAGTTGATATTAAACTTACTCAAGAAATTCTTGACCTTGGTGGATTAGCGATTATTGGAACTGAAAGACATGAAAGTAGAAGAATTGATAATCAATTAAGAGGAAGAGCTGGACGTCAAGGGGATGTTGGAGAATCTCAATTTTATCTATCTTTAGAAGATAATCTTTTAAGAATCTTTGGAAGTGATAAAATAAAAGGTATTATGGAAAGACTTGGCATTGAAGAAGGTGAACATATAGAGTCAAGGATGGTGACACGTGCTGTTGAAAATGCACAGAAAAAAGTAGAATCTATGCATTTTGAAAGTAGAAAACACCTACTTGAATATGATGATGTTGCAAATGAACAAAGAAAAGTAATCTATTCATTTAGAAATGACTTATTAAAACCTGATTATGATATAGATTCTAAATTAGATGAAAATAGACTTGAATATATTCAAAATCTATTATCAGAAGCTCACATAATTCCTGGAATGCCAAGTGAAGACTTTAATTATGAATTTATAAAAACAAAATTTGAAGAAGAATTAAGACTTCTTGTTGATATTGAAGATATGAAAAGTGATTCTTATGAAGATTTAGAAGAAAATTTAAATTCATTCTTAAAAGAAGTATATACAAGAAAAATGTCAATGGCTGCTCCTGAGCAAAAAAGTGAAATTGAAAGAATCTTATATTTACAAATTTTAGATAATGCATGGAGAGAACATTTATACTCAATGGATACACTAAAAGCTGGTATTGGACTTAGAGGTTATAACCAAAAAGATCCACTTGTTGAGTATAAAAAAGAGTCTTATAATATGTTTATTGAATTGATTGCAAATATTAAACATGAAATTATAAAAATTCTATTTACTATACAGCTTCAATCAAATGAAGATAGACAAAAAGAGCAAGAAGCAATTGCAAAAATGAAAGAGCAAATGGAGAGTGCAACAGAACATATCACTACAAATATAGCACAAGAAGCTGTAAAAAATAGTGATAAAAAAATAGCTAGAAATGAAGCTTGCCCTTGTGGAAGTGGATTAAAGTATAAACAATGTTGTGGTAAAAGTGGACCTAAAGTTGGTCTTGCTGCAGGAAAGTAA
- a CDS encoding ABC transporter permease: protein MNKKLVNFIVKKYLRFDKKNPFISISAILAFIGVSIGVMVLILSMAIMNGTAKEFERKLFTMNYPLTIYPKFENSVNEELVEKLQKEYPKLKFSPFVSSQAIIQNGDVMSGGMIFGVDPQKEASINPIYKEAISDLLINKYDVITGSGIADKLYLNSGSKTTLYFTELNPTGFSMMPKMKRFTYIASFTSGLNAYDKAYMYTSIEALQTLLKKEPFTYDGIHIHSDDAFGDIEKLKISLEGTNTGIVGWWQQNGNFFAAMKMEKTALFIVLMLIILVASLNIISSLLMTVMSRRKEIALLLSMGATAKEIKSIFLRVGTIIGFSGIITGIILGFIGYWFLDNFDIVTLPADVYGSAKLPLDLAMSDFISIIVGAVIIVLISSYYPASKATNIDVIDVLRNE from the coding sequence TTGAATAAAAAATTAGTTAATTTTATTGTAAAAAAATATTTAAGATTTGATAAAAAAAATCCTTTTATCTCTATAAGTGCTATTTTAGCATTTATAGGTGTTTCTATTGGTGTAATGGTTTTAATTCTATCTATGGCTATTATGAATGGAACAGCAAAAGAGTTTGAACGAAAACTTTTTACTATGAATTATCCCCTAACAATTTATCCTAAATTTGAAAATTCTGTAAATGAAGAGTTAGTAGAAAAACTTCAAAAAGAGTATCCTAAACTTAAATTTTCCCCATTTGTATCTTCTCAAGCAATTATTCAAAATGGTGATGTTATGAGTGGAGGTATGATTTTTGGAGTTGACCCACAAAAAGAGGCTTCAATTAATCCAATATATAAAGAAGCAATTTCTGATTTACTGATAAATAAATATGATGTTATAACAGGTTCTGGAATTGCTGATAAATTATATTTAAATAGTGGATCTAAAACAACTTTATATTTTACAGAATTAAATCCTACTGGTTTTTCTATGATGCCTAAAATGAAAAGATTTACATACATAGCCTCTTTTACTTCAGGATTAAATGCTTATGATAAAGCATATATGTATACATCTATTGAAGCTTTACAAACTCTTTTAAAAAAAGAACCGTTTACTTATGATGGAATCCATATCCACTCTGATGATGCTTTTGGTGATATTGAAAAATTAAAAATCTCATTAGAAGGAACAAATACAGGAATTGTTGGATGGTGGCAACAAAATGGTAATTTCTTTGCAGCTATGAAGATGGAAAAAACTGCTTTATTTATAGTTTTAATGCTTATCATTTTGGTTGCTTCTTTAAATATTATCTCTTCTTTATTGATGACTGTTATGAGTAGAAGAAAAGAGATTGCCCTACTTTTATCTATGGGTGCTACAGCTAAAGAGATTAAATCTATCTTTTTAAGAGTTGGAACAATTATAGGTTTTTCAGGAATTATAACAGGAATTATTTTAGGATTTATTGGTTATTGGTTTTTAGATAATTTTGATATTGTTACTCTTCCTGCTGATGTTTATGGAAGTGCAAAACTACCTCTTGATTTAGCTATGAGTGATTTTATTTCTATTATTGTAGGAGCTGTAATTATAGTTTTAATTTCATCATATTATCCAGCTAGTAAAGCTACAAATATTGATGTTATTGATGTTTTAAGAAATGAATAG